From Pan paniscus chromosome 6, NHGRI_mPanPan1-v2.0_pri, whole genome shotgun sequence, one genomic window encodes:
- the LOC100995171 gene encoding LOW QUALITY PROTEIN: putative transmembrane protein RNF32-DT (The sequence of the model RefSeq protein was modified relative to this genomic sequence to represent the inferred CDS: deleted 1 base in 1 codon), producing MLASPARPTLRMLANHALSTPHCACSPAPAPRTASASRRRCVPVEARAAGVFGDRLAGVFGSRGLKHGGVQAPRPRVVRAEPRAGFAVVRSPRRLCGRSHAPQPPAHLGLGPGCFPAVAVVVPVPGSRAHRPFAALLVEGSFLGDPPIPPRRSGVLARGSAGADCLASSVTPGPSLWIPLLLVAGCVSCFVGLAVCVWMQARVSPAWPAGLFLLPR from the exons ATGCTCGCCAGCCCCGCCCGGCCCACATTGCGCATGCTTGCCAACCACGCCCTGTCCACACCACACTGCGCATGCTCGCCGGCCCCCGCCCCGCGCACGGCGTCAGCGTCTAGACGCAGGTGCGTTCCCGTCGAGGCTCGCGCAGCGGGCGTTTTTGGGGATCGCCTGGCGGGGGTGTTCGGGAGCCGCGGGCTGAAGCACGGGGGCGTGCAGGCGCCCAGGCCTCGTGTAGTGAGGGCCGAGCCCCGCGCCGGCTTCGCTGTAGTCCGCAGCCCCCGGCGGCTTTGTGGGCGCAGCCACGCTCCTCAGCCGCccgcccacctgggcctgggCCCCGGTTGTTTCCCTGCGGTGGCTGTGGTCGTTCCCGTTCCAGGGTCTCGAGCGCACCGCCCCTTCGCTGCGCTGTTAGTCGAGGGCAGTTTTCTGGGGGATCCCCCGATC CCCCCGCGCCGCTCAGGCGTCTTGGCTCGCGGAAGCGCCGGCGCCGACTGCCTGGCGTCGTCCGTGACTCCTGGCCCTTCTCTGTGGATCCCTTTGCTTCTCGTTGCGGGTTGTGTTTCCTGCTTCGTGGGCCTGGCCGTTTGCGTTTGGATGCAGGCCCGGGTGAGCCCTGCGTGGCCCGCTGGCCTTTTCCTGCTCCCTAGGTGA
- the RNF32 gene encoding RING finger protein 32 isoform X3, with amino-acid sequence MLKNKGHSSKKDNLAVNAVALQDHILHDLQLRNLLVADHSKTQVQKKENKSLKRDTKAIIDTGLKKTTQCPKLEDSEKEYVLDPKPPPLTLAQKLGLIGPPPPPLSSDEWEKVKQRSLLQGDSVQPCPICKEEFELRPQVLLSCSHVFHKACLQAFEKFTNKKTCPLCRKNQYQTRVIHDGARLFRIKCVTRIQAYWRGYVVRKWYRNLRKTVPPTDAKLRKKFFEKKKNS; translated from the exons ATGTTAAAAAATAAG gGTCACTCATCTAAGAAAGATAACTTGGCAGTCAATGCAGTTGCTTTACAAGATCACATTTTACATGATCTTCAGCTTCGAAATCTTTTAGTTGCAGATCATTCTAAGACACaagtacaaaagaaagagaacaaatcTCTAAAAAGAGATACAAAGGCAATAATAGATACTGGACTTAAAAAAACTACACAGTGCCCCAAACTAGAAGACTCAGAAAAAGAATATGTTCTTGATCCCAAACCGCCACCGTTGACTTTGG CACAGAAGTTGGGCCTCATTGggcctccaccacctccactgtCATCAGATGAATGGGAGAAGGTGAAACAGCGCTCCCTCCTGCAAGGGGACTCCGTGCAACCATGCCCCATCTGTAAAGAAGAATTCGAGCTTCGTCCTCAG GTGCTGCTTTCATGCTCCCATGTGTTCCACAAA GCATGTCTTCAGGCTTTTGAAAAGTTCACAAATAAGAAAACCTGTCCTCTCTGTAGAAAGAACCAGTATCAAACCCGAGTGATACACGATGGGGCCCGCCTGTTCAGAATCAAGTGTGTGACCAG AATCCAAGCCTACTGGAGAGGATATGTTGTTAGAAAGTGGTACAGAAACCTGAGGAAAACAGTACCTCCCACAGATGccaagttaagaaaaaaattctttgaaaaaaag
- the RNF32 gene encoding RING finger protein 32 isoform X4, producing MLKNKGHSSKKDNLAVNAVALQDHILHDLQLRNLLVADHSKTQVQKKENKSLKRDTKAIIDTGLKKTTQCPKLEDSEKEYVLDPKPPPLTLAQKLGLIGPPPPPLSSDEWEKVKQRSLLQGDSVQPCPICKEEFELRPQVLLSCSHVFHKACLQAFEKFTNKKTCPLCRKNQYQTRVIHDGARLFRIKCVTRIQAYWRGYVVRKWYRNLRKTVPPTDAKLRKKFFEKKI from the exons ATGTTAAAAAATAAG gGTCACTCATCTAAGAAAGATAACTTGGCAGTCAATGCAGTTGCTTTACAAGATCACATTTTACATGATCTTCAGCTTCGAAATCTTTTAGTTGCAGATCATTCTAAGACACaagtacaaaagaaagagaacaaatcTCTAAAAAGAGATACAAAGGCAATAATAGATACTGGACTTAAAAAAACTACACAGTGCCCCAAACTAGAAGACTCAGAAAAAGAATATGTTCTTGATCCCAAACCGCCACCGTTGACTTTGG CACAGAAGTTGGGCCTCATTGggcctccaccacctccactgtCATCAGATGAATGGGAGAAGGTGAAACAGCGCTCCCTCCTGCAAGGGGACTCCGTGCAACCATGCCCCATCTGTAAAGAAGAATTCGAGCTTCGTCCTCAG GTGCTGCTTTCATGCTCCCATGTGTTCCACAAA GCATGTCTTCAGGCTTTTGAAAAGTTCACAAATAAGAAAACCTGTCCTCTCTGTAGAAAGAACCAGTATCAAACCCGAGTGATACACGATGGGGCCCGCCTGTTCAGAATCAAGTGTGTGACCAG AATCCAAGCCTACTGGAGAGGATATGTTGTTAGAAAGTGGTACAGAAACCTGAGGAAAACAGTACCTCCCACAGATGccaagttaagaaaaaaattctttgaaaaaaag